One window from the genome of Streptomyces sp. WZ-12 encodes:
- the bioB gene encoding biotin synthase BioB: MDLLNTLVDKGLRREVPTRDEALAVLATSDDELLDVVAAAGKVRREWFGWRVKLNYLVNLKSGLCPEDCSYCSQRLGSKAEILKYTWLKPDDASKAAAAGVAGGAKRVCLVASGRGPTDKDVERVTETISTIKEQNEGIEVCACLGLLGAGQAERLRAAGADAYNHNLNTSEATYGDICTTHDFSDRVNTVQQAQSAGMSACSGLIAGMGESDADLVDVVFALRELDPDSVPVNFLIPFEGTPLAKEWHLTPQRCLRILAMVRFVCPDVEVRLAGGREVHLRSLQPLALHLVNSIFLGDYLTSEGQAGKDDLAMIADAGFEVEGTDTATLPAHRRDAAAADAEPAATPEATVPAPSEETRRDLVAVRRRGAGTDLPPNA; encoded by the coding sequence ATGGACCTGCTGAACACACTGGTGGACAAGGGACTGCGGCGCGAGGTGCCGACCCGTGACGAGGCGCTCGCCGTGCTGGCGACGTCCGACGACGAACTGCTCGATGTGGTGGCCGCGGCGGGGAAGGTGCGCCGCGAGTGGTTCGGGTGGCGGGTCAAGCTCAACTACCTCGTCAACCTCAAGTCGGGCCTGTGCCCGGAGGACTGCTCGTACTGCTCCCAGCGGCTGGGCTCGAAGGCGGAGATCCTCAAGTACACCTGGCTCAAGCCGGACGACGCGTCCAAGGCGGCCGCGGCCGGGGTGGCCGGCGGCGCCAAGCGGGTGTGCCTGGTGGCCAGTGGCCGGGGGCCGACGGACAAGGACGTGGAGCGAGTCACCGAGACCATCTCCACCATCAAGGAGCAGAACGAGGGCATCGAGGTCTGCGCCTGCCTGGGGCTGCTCGGCGCGGGCCAGGCGGAGCGGCTGCGCGCGGCGGGCGCCGACGCCTACAACCACAACCTCAACACCTCGGAAGCCACCTACGGCGACATCTGCACCACGCACGACTTCTCCGACCGGGTCAACACCGTCCAACAGGCCCAGTCCGCGGGCATGTCCGCCTGCTCCGGGCTGATCGCCGGCATGGGCGAGTCCGACGCCGACCTGGTGGACGTGGTCTTCGCGTTGCGCGAGCTGGACCCGGACTCGGTGCCGGTCAACTTCCTGATCCCCTTCGAGGGCACTCCGTTGGCCAAGGAGTGGCACCTCACCCCGCAGCGCTGCCTGCGCATCCTGGCGATGGTCCGGTTCGTCTGCCCGGACGTGGAGGTCCGGCTGGCCGGCGGTCGCGAGGTGCATCTGCGCAGCCTCCAGCCGCTCGCCCTGCACCTGGTCAACTCCATCTTCCTGGGCGACTACCTGACCAGCGAGGGGCAGGCCGGCAAGGACGACCTGGCGATGATCGCGGACGCCGGGTTCGAGGTGGAGGGCACCGACACCGCCACGCTGCCGGCGCACCGCAGGGACGCGGCGGCCGCGGACGCGGAGCCGGCGGCCACCCCCGAGGCCACCGTGCCGGCTCCCTCCGAGGAGACCCGGCGCGATCTGGTCGCGGTGCGCCGCCGCGGCGCCGGCACCGACCTGCCGCCCAATGCCTGA
- a CDS encoding adenosylmethionine--8-amino-7-oxononanoate transaminase, which translates to MPESLAPAELLALDRQHVWHPYGPMPGRSEPLLVESASGVRLRLAQPAQGQTELVDGMSSWWSAVHGYNHPVLNEAARGQLERMSHVMFGGLTHEPAVRLAKRLVDITPEPLRHVFLADSGSVSVEVAVKMCLQYWRSRGKPGKQRLLTWRGGYHGDTWQPMSVCDPDGGMHELWQGVLPRQLFADAPPAGFDAPPDPAYAAHLREMIARHAEELAAVIVEPVVQGAGGMAFHSPGYLRVLREACDAHGVLLILDEIATGFGRTGALFAAGHAGIVPDVMCLGKALTGGYLTLAATLCTAEVAEGISRGELPVLAHGPTFMGNPLAAAVADASIGLLLSQDWAQEVKRIETGLRNGLAAAAGGAGVRDVRVLGAIGVVQLDHEVDMAAATRAAVQEGVWLRPFRDLIYTMPPYITGDEDVARICAAVCAAARAG; encoded by the coding sequence ATGCCTGAGTCGCTCGCCCCCGCCGAGCTGTTGGCGCTCGACCGGCAGCACGTCTGGCACCCGTACGGGCCGATGCCTGGCCGGAGCGAGCCGCTGCTGGTCGAGTCGGCCAGCGGCGTCCGGCTGCGCCTGGCCCAACCGGCCCAGGGGCAAACGGAGTTGGTGGACGGCATGTCGTCCTGGTGGTCGGCGGTGCACGGCTACAACCACCCGGTGCTCAACGAGGCGGCCCGTGGCCAGTTGGAGCGGATGAGCCATGTGATGTTCGGCGGGCTCACCCACGAGCCCGCGGTCCGGCTGGCCAAGCGGCTGGTGGACATCACCCCCGAACCGCTCCGGCACGTCTTCCTCGCCGACTCCGGTTCGGTGTCGGTGGAGGTGGCCGTCAAGATGTGCCTCCAGTACTGGCGTTCGCGGGGCAAGCCGGGCAAGCAACGGCTGCTGACCTGGCGCGGCGGCTACCACGGCGACACCTGGCAGCCGATGTCGGTGTGCGACCCGGACGGCGGGATGCACGAGTTGTGGCAGGGCGTGCTGCCCCGGCAGCTCTTCGCGGACGCGCCGCCGGCCGGCTTCGACGCCCCGCCGGACCCGGCGTACGCGGCGCATCTGCGGGAGATGATCGCCCGTCATGCGGAGGAGTTGGCGGCGGTGATCGTGGAGCCGGTGGTGCAGGGCGCGGGCGGGATGGCGTTCCACTCCCCCGGCTATCTGCGGGTGCTCCGCGAAGCCTGCGACGCCCACGGGGTGTTGCTGATCCTCGACGAGATCGCCACCGGTTTCGGCCGGACCGGTGCCCTCTTCGCGGCCGGGCACGCCGGGATCGTGCCGGACGTGATGTGCCTGGGCAAGGCGCTGACCGGCGGCTATCTGACGCTGGCGGCGACGCTGTGCACCGCGGAGGTGGCCGAGGGGATCTCCCGCGGCGAGCTGCCGGTGCTGGCGCACGGCCCCACCTTCATGGGCAATCCCCTGGCCGCCGCCGTCGCCGACGCGTCGATCGGGCTGCTGCTGTCCCAGGACTGGGCGCAGGAGGTCAAGCGGATCGAGACCGGGCTGCGGAACGGGCTGGCGGCCGCGGCCGGCGGCGCCGGAGTGCGCGACGTCCGGGTGTTGGGCGCGATCGGCGTGGTCCAGCTCGACCACGAGGTGGACATGGCGGCCGCGACCCGGGCCGCCGTCCAAGAGGGCGTCTGGCTGCGCCCGTTCCGGGACCTGATCTACACCATGCCGCCGTACATCACCGGCGACGAGGACGTGGCGCGGATCTGCGCCGCGGTGTGCGCGGCGGCCCGCGCAGGCTGA
- the bioD gene encoding dethiobiotin synthase: protein MSVLFVSGTGTEIGKTVTTAAVAAATLRRGRSVAVLKAAQTGLAVDEPGDAAEVGRLAGPVTLSELARFPEPLAPNTAARRAGMPAVRPQEIAEAAAKLAASHDLVLVEGAGGLLVRFDDEGNTLADAARMAGAPVLVVVEAGLGTLNTTALTALALRSHGLDSPGVVIGSWPAEPGLAARCNLADLPEAAGAPLLGAVPAGSGTLSPDAFRAAAPDWLAPELGGSGTFDPTRLGTQRPTAAG from the coding sequence ATGTCGGTGCTGTTCGTGTCCGGTACGGGTACCGAGATCGGCAAGACCGTGACCACCGCCGCGGTCGCCGCGGCGACGCTCCGCCGAGGTCGTTCGGTGGCGGTCCTCAAGGCCGCCCAGACGGGGCTGGCGGTGGACGAGCCGGGCGACGCGGCGGAAGTCGGGCGGCTGGCCGGTCCGGTCACCCTCAGCGAACTCGCCCGCTTCCCCGAGCCGTTGGCACCCAACACGGCCGCCCGGCGGGCCGGAATGCCGGCGGTGCGCCCGCAGGAGATCGCCGAGGCGGCGGCGAAGCTGGCCGCCTCGCACGACCTGGTCCTGGTCGAGGGCGCCGGCGGGCTGCTGGTCCGCTTCGACGACGAGGGAAACACCCTGGCCGACGCCGCGCGGATGGCCGGCGCGCCGGTCCTGGTGGTCGTCGAGGCCGGGCTCGGCACCCTCAACACCACGGCGCTGACCGCGCTGGCGCTGCGCTCGCACGGCCTGGACTCCCCCGGCGTCGTGATCGGCAGCTGGCCGGCCGAGCCCGGGCTCGCGGCCCGCTGCAACCTCGCCGACCTGCCGGAGGCCGCCGGCGCCCCGCTCCTCGGCGCCGTCCCGGCGGGCTCCGGCACCCTGTCGCCGGACGCCTTCCGCGCCGCCGCCCCCGACTGGCTGGCCCCGGAACTGGGCGGCTCGGGCACCTTCGACCCGACCCGCCTCGGGACTCAACGACCCACCGCCGCAGGATAA
- a CDS encoding fic family toxin-antitoxin system, toxin component — MTLRIDLAWLLLIAEQHTPGDPQVSDWGALMAAVGRHEAEIFGVPVYPEPQDRAAALLQLLLNVPALERSNAMFASAVAYGFLVASGLKVTTSPERVRDLARLVKEGTTDVQAIADELRTWTV; from the coding sequence GTGACACTGCGCATCGATCTCGCCTGGCTCCTCCTGATCGCCGAACAGCACACGCCGGGAGACCCGCAGGTCTCCGACTGGGGCGCCCTGATGGCCGCGGTCGGCCGCCACGAGGCGGAGATATTCGGCGTCCCCGTCTACCCCGAGCCCCAGGATCGCGCCGCCGCGCTGCTCCAACTGCTGCTGAACGTACCGGCGTTGGAGCGCTCCAACGCCATGTTCGCGAGCGCCGTCGCCTACGGCTTCCTGGTCGCCAGCGGCCTGAAGGTCACCACCTCGCCCGAACGGGTCCGCGATCTGGCCCGGTTGGTGAAGGAGGGCACCACGGACGTCCAGGCCATCGCCGACGAGCTGCGCACCTGGACGGTCTGA
- a CDS encoding APC family permease, whose amino-acid sequence MSVPAPVPHLRRSLRRFDIMAMGVAAVVSFDVIGQIAAGGGQALTWIAVLGMAFLLPYALLFAETGAAFPQEGGPYVWVDVAFGRLPAALTTMFYWVTNPFWLGGSLVFLAARAWHGFVFPLGSGTAADYAFKLVFIWAAILTAVVSLRRGKWITTAGAAAKVLALAFFTATAVAYGVHHGFRGLAEARFAPTTAGFLALVPVLLFAYVGFEAPNAAGDEMHDPQADVPVAIGVSGTVAAGCYLLPVAAILSAAPPGRITGIAGFMDAAELVFGIYGRWRGPLLTGVAVLFAVALLTQGSAWMIVADRMQAMAAADGGFFTRALRAFHPRLGTPVRMNLLSGVAATAFMLAAMHLAHGNASAVFGVVLSVAITTLLLSYLAVIPALLALRLRHPEAPRPYEVPFGTPGFTVAALLVYAWILLGSWVALFPGTLEAAIGVRYPFRAMWGVSRFTFETFTLSTVGLLLAVAAAGYVTQRVRTQSGDDQRQPRPPR is encoded by the coding sequence GTGTCCGTCCCCGCCCCCGTCCCTCATCTGCGGCGCAGCCTGCGCCGGTTCGACATCATGGCGATGGGGGTCGCCGCGGTGGTGTCGTTCGACGTGATCGGGCAGATCGCGGCGGGCGGTGGGCAGGCCCTCACCTGGATCGCGGTGCTGGGGATGGCGTTCCTGCTGCCGTACGCCCTGTTGTTCGCCGAGACCGGCGCCGCGTTCCCGCAGGAGGGCGGCCCGTACGTGTGGGTGGACGTGGCGTTCGGACGGCTGCCGGCGGCGCTGACGACGATGTTCTACTGGGTCACCAACCCGTTCTGGCTGGGCGGTTCGCTGGTCTTCCTGGCCGCCCGGGCCTGGCACGGCTTCGTCTTCCCGCTCGGCTCCGGGACCGCCGCCGACTACGCCTTCAAACTGGTCTTCATCTGGGCCGCCATCCTCACCGCGGTGGTCTCGCTGCGCCGCGGCAAGTGGATCACCACGGCGGGCGCCGCGGCCAAGGTGCTGGCGCTGGCCTTCTTCACCGCCACGGCGGTGGCCTACGGCGTCCACCACGGCTTCCGGGGGCTGGCCGAGGCCCGCTTCGCGCCCACCACCGCCGGGTTCCTGGCGCTGGTGCCGGTGTTGCTCTTCGCCTACGTCGGGTTCGAGGCGCCCAACGCGGCCGGCGACGAGATGCACGATCCGCAGGCCGACGTGCCGGTGGCGATCGGGGTCTCCGGCACCGTCGCCGCCGGCTGCTACCTGCTGCCGGTGGCGGCGATCCTGTCGGCCGCGCCGCCGGGCCGGATCACCGGGATCGCCGGCTTCATGGACGCCGCCGAGCTGGTCTTCGGGATCTACGGGAGGTGGCGCGGGCCGCTGTTGACGGGCGTCGCGGTGCTGTTCGCGGTGGCGCTGCTGACCCAGGGCAGCGCCTGGATGATCGTCGCCGACCGGATGCAGGCGATGGCGGCGGCCGACGGCGGCTTCTTCACCCGGGCGTTGCGCGCCTTCCACCCGCGGCTGGGCACCCCGGTCCGGATGAACCTGCTCTCCGGCGTCGCCGCCACCGCCTTCATGCTCGCCGCGATGCACCTGGCGCACGGCAACGCCTCCGCCGTCTTCGGCGTGGTGCTGTCGGTGGCGATCACCACGCTGCTGCTGTCCTACCTCGCGGTGATCCCCGCGCTGCTGGCGCTCCGGCTGCGCCACCCCGAGGCGCCCCGGCCCTACGAAGTCCCGTTCGGCACCCCGGGGTTCACCGTCGCGGCGCTCCTGGTGTACGCCTGGATCCTGCTCGGCTCATGGGTGGCGCTGTTCCCCGGCACCCTGGAGGCGGCGATCGGGGTCCGATACCCCTTCCGCGCCATGTGGGGCGTCTCCCGCTTCACGTTCGAGACGTTCACCCTGAGCACCGTCGGGCTGCTGCTGGCGGTCGCCGCCGCCGGGTACGTGACCCAGCGCGTGCGCACACAGTCCGGCGACGATCAGCGCCAGCCCCGCCCGCCCCGATAG
- a CDS encoding GntR family transcriptional regulator, with translation MTALEPVPRRLLRDKAYDALLEAIVSGELPPGQKLHDGALAEKLGLSRAPVRQALARLAAERLVVSKPQSYTRVAPVVAEEIRDALAVVQALHALAVRTAAPRLSEEHLARMRAANAAFVAALDAEDPAAAVAADDALHAVPIEVCGNEALAETVRRYTPLLRRLERRRFSSAAARASADRHDALIDACAAGDTEAAVALSGEIWGGLDAEEAAGASDAR, from the coding sequence GTGACCGCACTGGAACCGGTGCCGAGAAGGCTCCTGCGCGACAAGGCGTACGACGCGCTGCTGGAGGCGATCGTCTCCGGCGAACTGCCCCCCGGGCAGAAGCTCCACGACGGCGCGCTCGCCGAGAAGTTGGGCCTCTCCCGCGCCCCCGTACGGCAGGCGCTGGCCCGCCTCGCCGCCGAGCGACTGGTGGTGTCCAAGCCACAGAGCTACACCCGGGTCGCCCCGGTCGTGGCCGAGGAGATCCGGGACGCGCTCGCGGTCGTGCAGGCACTGCACGCCCTCGCGGTCCGCACGGCCGCGCCCCGCCTCTCCGAGGAGCACCTGGCGCGGATGCGGGCGGCCAACGCCGCGTTCGTCGCCGCGCTGGACGCCGAGGACCCCGCCGCCGCGGTCGCCGCCGACGACGCGCTGCACGCCGTGCCCATCGAGGTGTGCGGCAACGAGGCGCTGGCCGAGACCGTCCGCCGCTACACCCCGCTGCTGCGCCGGCTGGAGCGGCGCCGCTTCTCCAGCGCCGCGGCCCGCGCCTCCGCCGACCGGCACGACGCACTGATCGACGCCTGCGCCGCCGGCGACACCGAGGCCGCGGTGGCGCTGTCCGGCGAGATCTGGGGCGGCCTCGACGCGGAGGAGGCGGCGGGCGCGTCCGACGCGCGGTGA
- a CDS encoding phage tail protein, which yields MTLEETPETRRPSAVTVELGAFQVETVRSVSGTAFGAAAPGGLPDGAGRPGEITIVRGPDQSAAFTDWLTRCLAERAVDRPRQTVTVVHYAADRTPLRRYRLAGARPTTWETPEDGAPAESVTLTYEELTVTT from the coding sequence ATGACCCTCGAAGAGACCCCCGAGACCCGGCGCCCGTCGGCGGTCACCGTCGAACTCGGCGCGTTCCAGGTCGAGACGGTCCGCTCGGTGTCCGGAACGGCGTTCGGCGCCGCGGCACCCGGCGGCCTCCCCGACGGGGCGGGGCGCCCCGGCGAGATCACCATCGTGCGCGGCCCGGACCAGAGCGCCGCGTTCACCGACTGGCTCACCAGATGCCTGGCCGAGCGCGCCGTCGACCGGCCCCGGCAGACGGTGACGGTAGTCCACTACGCCGCCGACCGCACCCCGTTGCGCCGCTACCGACTGGCCGGCGCCCGCCCGACCACCTGGGAGACCCCGGAGGACGGCGCACCCGCGGAATCCGTGACGCTGACGTACGAGGAACTGACCGTCACCACCTGA
- a CDS encoding LLM class F420-dependent oxidoreductase produces the protein MTRPFRFGVTLLTLDSGPAWRAKCRHAEELGYDVLLVPDHLGWPAPFPALVSAAEATTHPRVGTFVLNAAFYNPSLLAREVATTDALTDGRLELGLGTGYVKREHDDAGLPFGTAGERVTHLERTIEELDRLLGDPGHLPRAAQRPRPPLLIGGNGPRMLRLAARHAKIAAFTGARQAPGKPEGTLALLPADELAGSVATYQKYAADRPEPAELNLLIQRVEVTNDRRAAARDLTAQHIGVTEDEALQVPTLLLGTPAQMADQLREHRDRYGFSYLTVLDAAMDTFAPVIAHLKGT, from the coding sequence ATGACGCGGCCGTTCCGCTTCGGCGTCACCCTGCTCACCCTCGACTCCGGCCCGGCCTGGCGCGCGAAGTGCCGGCACGCCGAGGAGCTGGGCTATGACGTGCTGCTCGTCCCGGACCACCTGGGGTGGCCGGCGCCGTTCCCGGCGCTGGTGTCCGCGGCCGAGGCGACCACGCACCCGCGGGTGGGCACCTTCGTACTCAACGCCGCGTTCTACAACCCCTCGTTGCTGGCGCGCGAGGTGGCCACCACCGACGCGCTCACCGACGGGCGGCTGGAGCTGGGCCTGGGCACCGGCTACGTCAAGCGCGAACACGACGACGCCGGGCTGCCGTTCGGGACGGCCGGTGAGCGGGTGACCCATCTGGAGCGCACCATCGAGGAGTTGGACCGGCTGCTGGGGGACCCCGGGCATCTCCCGCGGGCCGCCCAGCGCCCCCGCCCGCCGCTGCTGATCGGCGGCAACGGCCCCCGGATGCTGCGGCTGGCGGCGCGGCACGCAAAGATCGCGGCGTTCACTGGCGCACGCCAGGCGCCGGGCAAGCCGGAGGGCACGCTGGCACTGCTCCCGGCCGACGAGCTGGCCGGGTCGGTCGCCACGTACCAGAAGTACGCCGCGGACCGCCCGGAGCCGGCCGAGCTCAACCTGCTCATCCAACGGGTGGAGGTGACCAACGACCGACGCGCAGCCGCCCGCGACCTCACCGCACAGCACATCGGCGTAACCGAGGACGAGGCGCTCCAGGTCCCCACCCTCCTCCTCGGCACCCCGGCGCAGATGGCCGACCAACTCCGCGAACACCGAGACCGCTACGGCTTCTCCTACCTCACCGTCCTCGACGCGGCGATGGACACCTTCGCCCCCGTCATCGCACACCTCAAGGGCACCTGA
- a CDS encoding hemolysin family protein encodes MTDLLLLAVALLLTLACGVFVAAEFSLTTVARGDLERAAARGERGADSALKAVRGLTFQLSGAQLGITVTGLLIGMLSKPAIATLLDSPLLALGLPRAAADSLAVVLGTALSTVVLMVIGELVPKNWAISSPLAVAKRVATAQRGFSAAFKPLITHLNNTANRSVRRLGLEPAEELASARGPQELVALARHSAKAGALEADTAELFVRTLNLADLTAENVMTPRVQVVALEVQSTAEDVATACRATGLSRFPVYRGNLDSVVGVAHIKDVLAVPAELRARHPVSELLREPLLVPETLTVDRLLDRLSGRRTMAVVIDEYGGTAGVATLEDIVEEVVGEVRDEHDPLETPDLAAAGSDADGRAVYQADGAARTDQLERIGLRLPEGPYETLAGVIATELGRIPAPGDSVEVAGWTMDVLDASGHRAARVLLHAPPAGAGGEEAGR; translated from the coding sequence ATGACCGACCTGCTCCTGCTGGCCGTGGCGCTTCTGCTGACCCTCGCCTGCGGCGTCTTCGTCGCGGCGGAGTTCTCGCTGACGACCGTGGCGCGCGGCGATCTGGAGCGCGCCGCCGCCCGCGGCGAGCGCGGCGCGGACAGCGCCCTGAAGGCGGTCCGCGGGCTGACCTTCCAACTGTCCGGCGCCCAGCTCGGCATCACCGTCACGGGCCTGCTCATCGGCATGCTCTCCAAGCCGGCCATCGCCACCTTGCTGGACAGTCCGCTGCTGGCGCTCGGGCTGCCGCGCGCCGCCGCGGACTCCCTGGCGGTGGTCCTGGGGACCGCGCTCTCCACCGTCGTCCTGATGGTCATCGGCGAGCTGGTGCCCAAGAACTGGGCGATCTCCAGCCCACTGGCCGTCGCCAAGCGGGTCGCCACCGCCCAGCGCGGCTTCAGCGCCGCCTTCAAACCGTTGATCACCCACCTCAACAACACCGCCAACCGGAGCGTCCGCCGGCTGGGCCTGGAGCCGGCCGAGGAGCTGGCGTCGGCCCGCGGGCCGCAGGAGCTGGTGGCGCTGGCCCGGCACTCCGCCAAGGCGGGCGCCCTGGAGGCGGACACCGCCGAGCTGTTCGTCCGGACCCTGAACCTCGCCGACCTGACCGCGGAGAACGTGATGACCCCGCGGGTCCAGGTGGTGGCCCTGGAGGTGCAGTCCACCGCCGAGGACGTCGCCACCGCGTGCCGGGCCACCGGGCTGTCCCGCTTCCCCGTTTACCGCGGCAACCTCGACAGCGTCGTGGGCGTGGCGCACATCAAGGACGTGCTGGCCGTCCCGGCCGAGCTGCGTGCCCGCCACCCGGTCTCCGAGCTGCTGCGCGAGCCGCTGCTGGTGCCCGAGACGCTGACCGTGGACCGGCTCCTGGACCGGCTGTCGGGCCGGCGGACGATGGCCGTGGTCATCGACGAGTACGGCGGCACGGCCGGGGTCGCCACGCTGGAGGACATCGTCGAGGAAGTCGTCGGCGAGGTCCGCGACGAACACGACCCGCTGGAGACCCCGGACCTGGCCGCGGCCGGTTCCGACGCGGACGGGCGGGCGGTCTACCAGGCCGACGGGGCCGCCCGCACCGACCAGTTGGAGCGGATCGGCCTGCGGCTGCCGGAGGGCCCGTACGAGACCCTGGCCGGCGTGATCGCGACCGAACTGGGCCGCATCCCCGCGCCCGGCGACAGCGTGGAGGTGGCGGGCTGGACGATGGACGTGCTGGACGCCTCCGGGCACCGCGCGGCCCGGGTGCTGCTGCACGCCCCGCCGGCCGGCGCCGGCGGCGAGGAGGCCGGCCGATGA
- a CDS encoding hemolysin family protein, whose protein sequence is MIALQLFVGLLTLVVNAFFVGAEFALISVRRSQIEPHAEAGDRRAGSVLWGLQHVSALLAAAQLGITLCTLVLGAVAEPAIAHLLEPLFDAVQIPHALVHPISFVIALAAATYLHMLFGEMVPKNMALAEPVRTALLLGPPLVALTRALRPVIFSINSLANGLLKLLRVEPKSEVAAVFSDAQLAELVEDSRAAGLLDERAQERLRDALELGRRPVRDVVLPVAEVVSARMGITPEELERLAAESGFSRFPVVDDTRRILGYLHVKDALDTAPRTAPFPVSALRPIARVKAATPLDDVLTALRGSRTHVAAVIGDDGRLAGLVTMEDVLRELVLQQPTA, encoded by the coding sequence ATGATCGCGCTCCAGTTGTTCGTCGGCCTGCTGACCCTGGTCGTCAACGCCTTCTTCGTCGGCGCCGAGTTCGCGCTGATCTCGGTCCGCCGCAGTCAGATCGAGCCGCACGCGGAGGCCGGGGACCGCCGGGCCGGCAGCGTGCTGTGGGGCCTGCAACACGTCTCGGCGCTGTTGGCCGCCGCCCAGTTGGGCATCACGCTGTGCACGCTGGTGCTGGGCGCGGTGGCGGAGCCGGCCATCGCGCACCTCCTGGAACCACTCTTCGACGCGGTGCAGATCCCGCACGCGCTGGTCCACCCGATCTCGTTCGTGATCGCGCTGGCCGCGGCGACCTATCTGCACATGCTCTTCGGCGAGATGGTGCCGAAGAACATGGCGCTGGCCGAGCCGGTCCGCACCGCGCTGCTGCTGGGGCCGCCGCTGGTGGCGCTGACCCGAGCGCTGCGCCCGGTGATCTTCTCGATCAACTCGCTCGCCAACGGCCTGCTCAAGCTGTTGCGGGTGGAGCCCAAGAGCGAGGTCGCGGCCGTCTTCTCGGACGCCCAGCTAGCCGAGTTGGTCGAGGACTCGCGGGCCGCCGGGCTGCTCGACGAGCGGGCCCAGGAGCGGCTCCGGGACGCCCTGGAGCTGGGCCGCCGCCCGGTGCGGGACGTGGTGCTGCCGGTGGCCGAGGTGGTCTCGGCGCGGATGGGGATCACCCCCGAGGAGTTGGAGCGGCTGGCCGCCGAGTCCGGGTTCTCGCGGTTCCCGGTCGTCGACGACACCCGCCGCATCCTCGGCTACCTGCACGTCAAGGACGCCCTGGACACCGCCCCGCGGACCGCGCCGTTCCCGGTGTCGGCGCTGCGCCCGATCGCCCGGGTCAAGGCCGCGACCCCGCTGGACGACGTGCTGACCGCGCTGCGCGGTTCGCGTACGCACGTGGCCGCGGTGATCGGCGACGACGGCCGGCTGGCGGGGCTGGTGACCATGGAGGACGTGCTGCGGGAGCTGGTGCTGCAACAGCCCACGGCCTGA
- a CDS encoding FAD-dependent oxidoreductase, whose protein sequence is MDRTTCCVVGGGPAGMMLGLLLARAGIEVTVLEKHGDFLRDFRGDTVHPSTLNLLDDLGLGAEFARLPFPKLEEMRIQVDDTTVVMADMRRIPGPHKYFAMVPQWDFLNLIARAAAEEPAFTLRMRTRATGLRTENGRVTGVTYVDEHGGAGELAADLTFACDGRNSPIRAAAGMRQQYLDVPMDVWQIRVDAPSDALKEGRVFARFGGGQVAVTMDRGSYFQTSYLIGKGQDAAMRSHDIQWLRDRLGALFGWDDGVTATIGSWDDVKLLEVAFGRLRRWHRPGLLCIGDAAHTMSPVGGVGVNLALQDAVAAARILAGPLRRGTVGDEDLARVQRRREWPMAMVQKSQQGEHAMIRSALNGTLHGDRLPVPMRLLRRVPALRTVTGYLGGIGFRPEPTPDFARGGVTRPSAARR, encoded by the coding sequence ATGGACCGCACGACATGCTGCGTGGTGGGCGGCGGCCCGGCCGGCATGATGCTCGGGCTGCTGCTGGCCAGGGCCGGCATCGAGGTCACCGTCCTGGAGAAGCACGGGGACTTCCTCCGCGACTTCCGCGGCGACACCGTCCACCCGTCCACCCTGAACCTGCTCGACGACCTCGGCCTCGGCGCGGAGTTCGCCCGGCTGCCGTTCCCGAAGCTGGAGGAGATGCGGATCCAGGTCGACGACACCACCGTGGTGATGGCCGACATGCGACGCATCCCCGGACCGCACAAGTACTTCGCCATGGTCCCGCAGTGGGACTTCCTCAACCTGATCGCCCGCGCCGCCGCCGAGGAGCCCGCCTTCACCCTGCGGATGCGCACCCGGGCCACCGGGCTGCGCACCGAGAACGGCCGGGTGACCGGGGTGACCTACGTCGACGAGCACGGCGGTGCCGGGGAGTTGGCCGCGGACCTGACCTTCGCCTGCGACGGCCGGAACTCGCCGATCCGCGCGGCCGCCGGGATGCGGCAGCAGTACCTCGACGTCCCGATGGACGTCTGGCAGATCCGGGTGGACGCCCCGAGCGACGCCCTCAAGGAGGGCCGGGTCTTCGCCCGGTTCGGCGGCGGCCAGGTCGCGGTCACCATGGACCGCGGCAGCTACTTCCAGACGTCCTACCTCATCGGCAAGGGCCAGGACGCCGCCATGCGCAGCCACGACATCCAGTGGCTGCGGGACCGGCTGGGCGCGCTGTTCGGCTGGGACGACGGGGTGACCGCCACCATCGGCTCCTGGGACGACGTCAAGCTGCTGGAGGTGGCGTTCGGGCGGCTGCGGCGCTGGCACCGCCCCGGCCTGCTGTGCATCGGGGACGCCGCGCACACCATGTCGCCGGTCGGCGGGGTCGGCGTCAACCTCGCCCTCCAGGACGCGGTGGCCGCCGCCCGGATCCTGGCGGGGCCGCTGCGCCGCGGGACGGTCGGCGACGAGGACCTGGCCCGGGTGCAGCGGCGGCGGGAGTGGCCGATGGCGATGGTGCAGAAGTCGCAGCAGGGCGAGCACGCCATGATCCGCTCCGCGCTGAACGGCACGCTCCACGGGGACCGACTCCCGGTGCCGATGCGGCTGTTGCGACGGGTGCCGGCGCTGCGGACCGTCACCGGCTACCTC